In Candidatus Defluviilinea proxima, a single genomic region encodes these proteins:
- the ndk gene encoding nucleoside-diphosphate kinase, producing the protein MERSLVLVKPDGVQRGLIGEVIARFERRGLRLVAAKFMQVSQDLAKQHYAEHEGKPFYPGLISYITSAPVMAMVWEGPNAVAAIRQTVGSTKPVESAPGTIRHDFALEVGRNLIHASDKPETGIRETALWFKAEELVDWSRDIDRWVFEK; encoded by the coding sequence GTGGAAAGATCGCTCGTATTAGTTAAACCCGATGGCGTGCAACGCGGATTGATCGGTGAAGTGATTGCGCGTTTCGAACGTCGTGGATTGCGTTTGGTTGCCGCAAAGTTTATGCAAGTCAGTCAGGATTTGGCAAAACAACATTATGCCGAACATGAAGGCAAGCCGTTCTATCCCGGTTTGATCTCATACATTACATCCGCGCCAGTGATGGCTATGGTGTGGGAAGGTCCCAACGCTGTTGCGGCCATCCGCCAGACGGTTGGCTCGACCAAACCCGTGGAATCAGCCCCCGGCACGATTCGCCATGACTTCGCCCTCGAAGTAGGGCGTAACCTCATCCACGCTTCGGATAAGCCAGAGACCGGCATCCGCGAAACGGCACTTTGGTTCAAAGCCGAAGAGCTTGTGGATTGGTCCCGTGATATCGATCGTTGGGTGTTCGAGAAGTAA
- a CDS encoding EamA family transporter has protein sequence MRERETNENPSKGSNKLKTETSTRSHVIAVVQALFVVFLWATSWVFVKVGLQHIPPITFAGLRYFLAFICLSAAMTFSSTKRDIRGLSKSSWTQLIILGILFYAITQGAIFIALAYLPAVTVNVLWSFSSVLIALLGASWLSEKPSTIQWAGMALALVGAMIYFYPVNIPRNQGIGVIVAILGILANSASSILGRDVNRSGKYHPLIVTVISMGTGSITLLIAGIATEGIPIINLRSWGIIIWLAVVNTAFAFTLWNHTLRTLSAVESSVINGSMMIWIPVLAIIFLHETITTKELIGLAITGLGTLIVQLRRSPQK, from the coding sequence GTGAGGGAAAGGGAAACTAATGAAAATCCATCGAAGGGATCCAATAAACTGAAAACAGAAACATCAACGCGTTCTCATGTTATCGCAGTAGTACAAGCTTTGTTCGTTGTGTTCTTGTGGGCAACATCATGGGTATTTGTAAAGGTCGGTCTACAACATATTCCGCCTATTACATTTGCAGGGCTTAGGTACTTTCTTGCATTCATTTGCCTTTCGGCCGCAATGACTTTTAGTAGTACCAAACGGGATATCCGTGGGCTATCAAAGTCCAGTTGGACACAATTAATTATTCTTGGAATACTTTTCTACGCCATCACACAGGGAGCGATCTTCATAGCACTCGCTTATCTCCCTGCTGTAACCGTCAATGTGCTATGGAGTTTTAGTAGTGTACTCATTGCACTTCTGGGGGCAAGCTGGTTATCCGAGAAACCATCAACAATCCAATGGGCAGGGATGGCGTTGGCACTTGTTGGAGCAATGATCTATTTTTATCCGGTGAACATCCCTCGAAATCAGGGAATCGGTGTCATTGTTGCTATTTTGGGCATTCTTGCAAATTCTGCATCGTCAATTCTGGGCAGAGATGTTAACCGCTCTGGGAAATATCACCCACTGATCGTGACTGTCATCAGCATGGGGACAGGCTCAATAACATTACTCATAGCAGGAATTGCCACAGAAGGCATACCGATCATCAACCTGCGAAGCTGGGGGATCATCATCTGGTTGGCAGTGGTCAATACTGCGTTCGCTTTTACACTCTGGAATCACACACTTCGTACATTGTCGGCCGTGGAGTCGAGTGTCATCAATGGGAGTATGATGATCTGGATTCCGGTCCTTGCCATCATCTTTTTACACGAAACAATTACAACAAAAGAGCTCATTGGTTTGGCAATAACAGGCTTGGGAACACTAATCGTCCAACTCCGAAGATCGCCCCAAAAATAA